A single window of Ovis canadensis isolate MfBH-ARS-UI-01 breed Bighorn chromosome 15, ARS-UI_OviCan_v2, whole genome shotgun sequence DNA harbors:
- the LOC138420120 gene encoding NXPE family member 4-like: MTMRIANHKSLLILVFILASWITFAVIQNSTKLRTVLKLPFSLHHWNFIMKTHPEPALNPAVSPTETELRIKRIMEKLDQLIPPRPFTNVRSTTSAAHSRATLLSPRDTYCRGDWLDVLLEVRDHLGRRKEYGGDFLRARMSSPALKAGASGKVTDFNNGTYLVSFTLFWEGQVSLSVLLIHPSEGVSALWRARNQGYDRVIFTGQFNRGTSQVSTDCALVLNSSAELCEYLDTRDREAFYCLKPPNVPCAALTHMYSKNKDVSYLSKQERSLFERSNVGVEMMAKFDAITVSKCNSEKTVPVKRQCKFGMASTIPGGHVWKDTWNPVSCSLAAIEMKECLRGKFIYLLGDSTIRQWMEYFKSRINTLKSVDLHESGKFQKQLAVDLNKNINIQWQKHGYPLIGSLTYSVKEIEYLAQVIDRIGGERNTIIVISLGQHFRPFPIDVFIRRALNIHDALQRLLLRSPDTVVIIKEENIREMNADVERFSDFHGYIQYLALKDIFQDLNVGIIDAWDITIAYGTNNVHPPQSVVRNQINILLNFIC; encoded by the exons TTACGGACTGTGCTGAAGTTGCCCTTTTCCCTCCatcactggaatttcatcatgaAAACACATCCTGAACCAGCACTGAATCCAGCAGTTTCACCAACAGAGACTGAGCTGAGGATAAAGAGGATCATGGAGAAACTAGACCAGCTGATCCCACCCAGACCCTTCACCAACGTGAGATCCACCACCAGCGCCGCACACAGCAGAGCCACCCTCCTCAGCCCTCGAGACACATACTGCAGGGGGGACTGGCTGGACGTCCTGCTGGAGGTGAGGGACCACCTGGGACGCAGGAAGGAATATGGTGGGGACTTCCTCAGGGCCAGGATGTCCTCCCCAGCCCTGAAAGCGGGTGCTTCTGGAAAGGTGACAGACTTCAACAATGGCACCTACCTTGTGAGCTTCACCCTGTTCTGGGAGGGCCAGGTGTCCCTGTCTGTCCTGCTCATCCACCCCAGTGAAGGGGTGTCGGCTCTCTGGAGGGCCAGGAACCAAGGCTACGACAGGGTGATCTTCACAGGCCAGTTTAACAGAGGCACCTCCCAAGTCAGTACTGACTGTGCCCTGGTTTTAAATTCAAGTGCTGAACTGTGTGAATACCTGGACACCCGAGACCGAGAAGCCTTCTACTGCTTGAAGCCTCCAAACGTTCCCTGTGCTGCACTCACCCACATGTACTCCAAAAATAAGGACGTGTCTTATCTTAGCAAACAAGAAAGAAGTCTCTTTGAAAG GTCAAATGTGGGTGTAGAGATGATGGCAAAGTTCGATGCCATTACTGTCTCCAAATGTAACT CAGAAAAGACAGTTCCAGTGAAAAGGCAATGCAAGTTTGGAATGGCATCCACAATTCCAGGTGGACATGTCTGGAAAGACACATGGAATCCTGTCTCCTGTAGTCTGGCTGCAATTGAAATGAAAGAATGCCTGAGAGGAAAATTCATATATCTATTGGGAGATTCCACGATCCGCCAGTGGATGGAATACTTCAAAAGCAGGATCAACA CCCTGAAGTCAGTGGATCTGCATGAATCTGGAAAATTTCAAAAGCAACTTGCTGTGGACTTGAACAAGAATATCAATATCCAGTGGCAAAAACATGGTTATCCCTTGATTGGATCATTGACCTATTCAGTCAAAGAGATTGAGTACCTTGCCCAGGTTATTGACAGAATTGGAGGAGAAAGAAATACTATCATTGTTATTTCTCTGGGCCAACACTTCAGACCCTTTCCCATTGACGTTTTTATCCGAAGGGCCCTCAACATCCATGATGCACTTCAACGCCTTCTTCTGAGAAGTCCAGACACTGTGGTTATCATCAAGGAAGAGAACATCAGGGAGATGAACGCTGATGTGGAGAGATTTAGTGACTTTCACGGTTATATCCAGTATCTTGCCTTGAAGGATATTTTCCAGGATCTCAATGTGGGCATTATTGATGCTTGGGATATCACAATTGCATATGGCACAAATAACGTCCACCCGCCCCAGTCTGTAGTCAGAAATCAGATTAATATACTGTTAAACTTTATTTGCTAG